The Raphanus sativus cultivar WK10039 chromosome 6, ASM80110v3, whole genome shotgun sequence sequence CTTGTGGCTTACTATTACCGTAGAGAAGAGAAGCTTTTGATCGCTGAGTTCATGCCTAACCGTAGCTTGGCAAGCCATCTTCACGGTTTGCTTTTATCAATCATCATAATAGCTACctttttcaaaactttttttagGCTACTAGTAATTTCTGAGATTACAAGTGCACAGATTGTTAACTTGTGTGACAAGCAAGTTACTATTTTTTCATAATAGATACTTACTAGGTTTTGACATGATAAAAATGTTCTGTTGTTTCAGCAAATCATTCTGTGGATCAACCTGGATTGGATTGGCCAACAAGGCTAAATATTATACAAGGAGTGGCTAAGGGTTTAGGTTACTTGTTCAAGGAGCTACCAACATTGACCATCCCTCACGGTCATCTCAAGTCATCCAACGTCGTTCTTAACAAATCATTTGAGCCTCTCTTAACAGACTACGCGCTAAGACCAGTGATGAACTCAGAGCAGTCTCATAACCTAATGATCTCTTATAAATCGCCAGAGTACAGCTTGAAAGGACATATAACCAAGAAGACCGATGTTTGGTGCCTCGGGGTCCTGATCTTGGAGCTTATTACTGGTAGGTTCCCTGAGAATTATCTAAGTAAAGGGTACGATGCTAACATGAGCATTGTGACTTGGGTGAGTGACATggtgaaggagaagaaaacAAGTGACGTGTTTGACAAGGAAATGATTGGGAAGAAGAACTGTAAAGCAGAGATGCTAAGCCTGTTGAAAATAGGGTTGAGCTGTtgcgaagaagatgaagagaggAGGATGGAGATGAGAGATGCTGTGGAGAAGATAGAGAGGTTAAGAGAGTCTTCTGATACTGACTTCGAAGATTCTATCAATGTCTTTGCTTCTCGGTTGATAGAAGATGATGACGTTGGTTTTGCTGTGAATCGATGATGAGTTTGGTCAGAGTCTTGTGATCAATGGAagagtttgaaaaaaaaaaaacaatttgttatGTTGATGTAAGAAAACAATTTGTTAACTTTTCCAGCTTTATAAAATCACTCTCTGTTCGTGTAAATTATTTTGCAtagttttataaagtttactCATTTCTCaacatatatgatttattataaCATTACAAGACTCTATCGTATACATGATACATGAATCTATGCATGAAATTAGAAAATTTTCTTGAGAAAAGCTGCAATAATGAAGCCATCCAAGAAGATAGAGAAGGCCAAGATTCTTGGAGAGCAAGCTACTCTGTAATTGATGAAGTTCCAAAAGGAAAACGTGAAGAAGAAGTATGTGAATTTAGGGTTAGTATCTGTAGCAGTGGATGAAGATAAAAGGAAGCCAACATGCTCTCAAATGGGCAGCTGATCATCTTGTCTTCAAAGGACAAACTATCATCCTCCTCCATGTTCTTCAAGAACAAACAATAGTGCACCGTGATCTGAAACCAGGAAACGTTTTGATTTACCAGAACTACCTAAGCAAACTAGTCCCTGAAGTTGCAGAAAACGTCACTCAGTGCCATGTCACGACAACTGCTGGTACTTTATACCATATTGACCCGGAGTACCAACAAGCAGGAATGCTTGGTGTGAATTACCAACAAGCAGTAATGCTTGGTGTGAAGCCAGATGTCTACTCCTTTGGTATCTTGCTTCTCGAGCTGCTCACAGCGAAAAGACCTACTAGTTTGGCTTATAACGTTGAGCAAGCGATGGACCAAGGGACATTCAAGGATATGTTAGACTCAGCAGTTCATAAATGGCAAGCTTTGTCTTTGGCAAAGGTTGCGCTTAAATATGCACAGCTGAGTAGGAAAGACCGACCAGACCTAGGGAAATAATTTTTACCCGAGCTCATTAGTCTGAGAGCTCTTGCAGATGCCAGTATCGAGTGGATCATGCTCATCTATAGCAGAGGCCTATCACCAAATCATAGCTTAGTCTCCTTACCGCCAGCTGTAAGTACTGAAAGAATGCGAAGTGTTTAAACATTTTGGTTATATCACATGAGTATCCTGAGTTTTAAACATTTTGGTTTTatcctatattttaaaataaaaatcttttaaatgttGCACAATGAAATGACTGTGACATCGGGTGGCTCTTacttatctatactattaaaagggaagcagTCTTGAAAACTCGACTTATAAAAGTTGTTTGGACCTTTTTATTACACTTATTTTTGGTATTCCCTTTATTTTCTCTAACTATGTAACATTATAATTAGTTTATAAGATCCTCCTAAGATTTTGTCATTAATTTGCTTTAATAAACGTACTAAAACATTAACTAATCATAAACGGCTTATAGGGCCATTAGTTATGTATCAAAGTCCTTGAGACTTGGACATTACGTTGCTGGTATCCAACCTACACTTTTGAAAAGGAACGTTAATATGCATTCAGTAAAGACATCTACAATTTTGGTATCTTTTGagcattttaaaattttaattatattgaaaCATCGAagtgttacaaaaacaaattacaacATATGCcacttttattttctatatctAACAATATTTATCATCTTCAACCATAATTAATTGAAGATGCATTCAATTAAAAATTGAGGGACGAGTGGAGAGCTGTTCTTAATGAGCACATTAAAGTGCTTTCGTAGATTCAGCCGTTATCTGTAACGTCTCCGGTTCCATTCGTCAGCAAGCCACATCGTCTGATAAGATACTGGATCTGGGTTCCAAGAGGATGTGTTCCGGTAACTATTGGTGAACGAAGCTTCAACGGTGGTAGGATGAACATACTGTAGCGGCAGAGTCTCCAATACGTACATATAATGGCCCACTAACCATTCATTTCAGGCCCGTTCAAAACACACAAAGCTCACGtgtgtctccagcccaatcacaCAATACGTGAAAAGACATGCCATGTTAAATGATACGGTGTGTTCAAAGGCGTTGACACGTGTAGCAACAtaaacaaacaatttttttagttGGAATCCTACGTGGCGCAAGCAGGAGTCGCAAGCAGGAGAGAGCAAACCtgtttataataatatatatagattttaatatattttctctttgagaacataataatatagattttaatatatattttctaccaTCATGGATGCATATCTGAATTATTTTATCTTCCTAGCAAGTGTGAAGGGCAAAATTGTCCATCTACCGAATATATGGTACAAAAATTTGGAATACATCACATCAGAGGTAGTTTTCTAATTCTGACACAATCTATGGATATTCTGTTAACTGCCTCTAAAAATCAATGCTGGTCCCCCCCCCTGTTTATATACAGTACACATTCAAGTACTTATCGGATACGGAGAAGAACTTTGGTGCATTATAGTTTCTTTTGGTGCATTATACTTTCTCTAGATAACTTTTAAAACATTAACATGAGATGAGTGCAGACTAGTATCTATGctaatatactttttttttgtaaattttctaTGCTAATATATTTGTATGTCATATGGATGCAAACTAGAAGTTTTTAATGTTCTTTCGATGGTTTtgcataataaatttatttttggtgcAAACTAAAAAATGGTTTTGCATAAGTACTtgcaaatataatatatttttggtgcaaatatataatatatattttttgaaaaagggcttgaatatataatatatttatgccACCATCTcgcataatatatttttttgacccaacataatatatttgtaagCTAAGAAGAAGTCCAAAAATTACAGCCCATACTAAACCTCTTTTTTGGCACAAGCCTACAACTAAACCTcctaaataccaaaaaaaacataataaactcTTTAATTTTCTGTAACTTCGTATATTATATCCCCAATGAAATCGATTGCACTTCACCATGTTTTTGAAACAGTACCGATTCTTCATTCAGTCGTCTTAATTTAATGATTTTGATGGGCACTCCCCTCATATTGATGACCTCTATCTAAACGTATAAAACATAGCCTTCTCAATTTTATCGTCAAAACAAAAACCCTCCCAATGAGCCTCAGAAATCCAAATATAGCATCTTAAACCTATATGTATTGTTTATGTTGTCATTCTTACCGAaatatgaattttgtttttttttttggtaaaattatgaattttgttttcatttgatGGGATTTAAATTGGTAATGAACTAACCGTTGTGTGAACTAATATGTTGAAAAATACATGAGGGAATCATCCAGTTAGTGGTATATCCAAGATGGTTCAATTATCGCCGTCCAAGATGCATTTGATTATAGCTCTTTTGAGTTCTTGCTTTTAGTGGAAAACTCTAATAGTCACAAATTCtaataattaagttttttttatatattacattatcTTTCTTAAAACAAAAGGAGAGTTTAAACTGTTAGATATGTCAAACTCAAAACTACATTTGCATAAATGATCATCAAATGATGTCaaaaaatgatattcaaatattgaaaataagAAAGATGTATTTTACACAAACAACCACATACTTTAATACCACATGCAGGAACATAACTTATAAAAATCCACAACTATTCCCACTGATCCGAGAACAAATGTCCTTGGACAAATCTGCCTAATGCAAATAAGCGATTTAGAAACCccacaacaaaaacaaacattgtTGTTGGTTTCCTCTTGAACAGGTAAACAACATAACACATGTTGAGTTTGAGATCAATGGTTAACTAAATGTACTAtgacaaataaatttattatgcaaaaccattttctaaaattacttaatttaatacATACAAACTAATACTGGCCGCAACACTAAAAAGCGCTTCTACTTTGACACCACCATAAACGTCGTACAAGGCTTCGTATGGAGAAACAAACTAAATTCCCATACATGTAGTCAACTCTACTATACTCCAGATCACCAAACAAATACAACTCTGAGCAAGAACCAAAGataaaacaacataattttatgtattCATTCTATCATTTTCGATATTCAAACAATAAATTTCAATACAAATAAGCCATAACCATGATTCACGATCTAGTAACacgaaataaagaaaaaataataatctagcAAACAAAACTAATTAACATTTCAAGGCAATTATTTCAATATCATGCGAAGTGCTTAAGCGTAACAACGTTATGCGTTACTTTTTACGTTCACATACTCAAACTCTTATACGCAAACAAGTGTTTCTAACCAATGacatctatctatatatatatatatatatatatat is a genomic window containing:
- the LOC108807722 gene encoding U-box domain-containing protein 34-like — its product is MKIKGSQHALKWAADHLVFKGQTIILLHVLQEQTIVHRDLKPGNVLIYQNYLSKLVPEVAENVTQCHVTTTAGTLYHIDPEYQQAGMLGVNYQQAVMLGVKPDVYSFGILLLELLTAKRPTSLAYNVEQAMDQGTFKDMLDSAVHKWQALSLAKVALKYAQLSRKDRPDLGK